The genomic region AAGGTTGTGAAGGACACCCTtaattgaataaaataaaaggtgaTGTAAAGCACTACAAAAGTTTTTTTTAGCATACAGCATACAAACTACATACTTGCATGTAGCCATTGTAATACAACTTCTTGGTCTTTGGAGACTGACCTGAATGTTCCAGGCTCCTGTGATTTTAGAGTTTTCCTATCTAACACAAAAAGCCATTGACTTTTCCTGGCTTGTAGGTAGGCCAAATGGTGAGTGGATCCCAGGGTgatgagaaaagaggaaaatctaAAAAAAGCAGTTGTATATGGTTgtcttccctcccacccccagctGCACAATTATATTTTGAGATGCAGGCCAGGTCTAAGACATTCTTTCATAATACAGTCTCCTGATGTGTATCTGCTcatttaacacatttttttctgcacactCTCCAAGTCAGTTTATGCAGGCACAGGATCAAGTTGCCAGGGGTAGTCCAACCATTTTCCCCCATGTTTGTGCACTCGGCAGCTTTCCTTGCATCAACTCCAGTGACAGTGAGGCTGTAGGCAAGTTGGAACAATTCCTTGAATGGCTAATTAATTAGTAGGCTATTAGTTCTGTTTTTCACAATGAGGTCTCTGGCTCCTTCATCTGATGCTCTCAACTTCTACATAGGTATCAGAAAAGTGACAGTGCAGGGTGCATGAGGGGAAATCACTGCCCTTTCTGTAGTCTCAAAGTTACAAGTTATTTTTGCTGCAGTTACTGAAGCAAGTTAGGAAAATTAAGTTTGCTGAGTCAAAGGGGAGCCATCCTTGAGGAGCTATGGGGAATTGGCTCATTCTTTCATAACTCACAAATTAGAAAAAGGATTTTCAAACTTGCTCTGAAAATTACTGTGGAAGTTCCAGCTGAAAAGTTGAAGATTAGAGAGTGAGAATAAAAGTTTTATATGAAGATAGTTGTTGAAATGGTACCAGGTTAATATTAAGTACAAATAGGATACGCTTGTTCCTGAGCTTAATGAGCAtgtgaatgaaaataaatcatgAAATTAAAACATAATACACAAAAATTCTTGCTGTCATTTTCTACTTTTACAAATATACAAAACCAAATTGTATTGTAGCTGTTTCCAACTCTATATGTCTCAAGCCTTGGTAGATAAAATGCCTAAAAGACTGCGACAGAATAGACCGTACCACATCTGGCTTTGACCTATtacataaattttttttctttttcttccacccTCCCTGCTATCTTACTGGGAAAATATAATGTATGCTGAATATGTAGAATATGTAGAATAAATTGGAAAGCCATATATAAAAGTGTATTTTGCCACTACAAATATTTTGAGTCTAGTAAATATACCCTTCAGTACCCAAAGAATCAGCCACAATCAAGTGCATTTAATTGgtacaaataaaaatgtctcCCTTTGCattctatttctgtttttaaattgatTGGTAATCAGTAGTTAGGAGGAAAACACGGAAATGATATTTCAAGTATGGCAATAAAGATAAGCCATAACATTTTGTAGTCTTGATTTGTGACTGAAAATATAACTTTCCTCTTTGTTAGTGCCAGGGAATGATGAAACTATCCTGAAATACTTTAGAATGTTTAATTGCAGAGAGCATTACAAAAACATGACTCTTGATACAAGAATGCTCAGGTGTCCCTAGTAAAAACTCCTGCCTGTCAATAAACATGTGCAGCCTGATTCACATGGCAACCTCTGGCTGGTCATGCAAATCTTCATATTTAGTTGTCTGTGTGTGACCATGATTTATCTTCAATAGAACTTTACTTACCCAAGCCTCCTACTTTTTATTAGAAGCATGAACTTTCCAGTAAGTACAAACAGATTGTTGTTCCAGTAGTGGAATTTTCTTGCTGTTGGCTGCATCTTTTGATGGTCCATAGAGGTGGGCCTTCTTAAGGCAAATTTTGTAGAAGTTCACAAAAGGCCATAACATTCAGTTTTAATCTTGCTGCTGTACACATTGCTATATCTAGAGAGAAATAGCTGAGAACCTTAGAAATAAGCTGAATTGTGCATAGCACTTTAAACAAAATTGCACTGATCTTGCATTTTTTACAAAAGGTTGCTCTGTAGTTGATGCTGGAGGTTGGAGAAGACTTGGTGGGACTAAGTGATAGTAATTCCCTACTCTTGTTGCAGATTTTCAGTGTGACCTAGAGGACATCTTCCTTTGTATGAGTTACTCATAAAGTAGAAATAACAATACCTTCTTACTTCAGAATTTTGTTGGAACACAGTCTTGAATAATTGTGCTACCTGGGACGTAAGAGCAATTGACACTGTCTAAAATGGGTGCTGTTCTTTTAGCTGTAACTTGATACAATGGTGACTCTGTGGTCAGGGAATTTTTTGCATTGAATGTGTCCAGtatctttttaattaataagttaataatttattattttctttaatggtCTTACACCTTTTGATGGTGCTATAGCAGtatgtaactttaaaaaaaattattcaaaccTCTGTGCTACCTctgtcttgatttttaaaatgagaacaaGGCACTTCAAtgagaaaaatatacaaaaataaacTAATCTCTGCAGATtgctccaatttttttttccttacagttGTAAAGAACTGTATGAACTAGATAACGAGCTGTCTGATCTGAATGTTCTTTGTGCTTCCACTACAGATTCTGGATTTTGGATTGGCAAGGCATACAGACAGTGAGATGACCGGCTATGTGGTTACAAGGTGGTACAGAGCCCCAGAGGTCATACTTAACTGGATGCATTATACTCAGACAGGTCAGTGTCTCTTTAGAAGTATCTTAACAGAGCTGAAGCATTCACTGAATCAGGTGATACATAAACAAGACtttgtttctgaaattaaagagaaattgGAGGTGGAAATGACAATATAATTGTGCATAATTTCCTTGTAGATAAATTGCAGATAATCATgagtttagggtttttttatgtaTGTTTTCTGAGAGTAACAGAAAGTGCCAAGGTGATTagaaaaagattatttaaatTATACAGATGTGACGGTCTGGTCTCTGTTCTTGTGTTCCTCTAAATGTGTGGTGATTTTAACTCAGACAGGGGAAAATGGCAAATGGAGGGAATTCAAATAACACTAAGATAGCTATGGAAGTTTTTGAAAGCTTCACATGTGCTTCTGCCTGTTACTGAGAAACTCATTCTGCATATTATGAGATTATCTCCGGTTTGCTCATTAGAAAGTCTGGTGGTTTTACTTGTGCTATTCATCATACTTGGCAAGgcacacatttattttataacaGGCTATAAAGGTAATTTTTATACTTCTTTAAAATAcgttttaaattaaattttatgcACATTTAAATGAACAAGGTAATGTGCCTCTTGGTCTTTTTTTCAGTTGACATCTGGTCTGTAGGTTGTATAATGGCTGAGATGATAACGGGGAGACCTCTGTTCAAGGGAAATGATCGTATCCTTCAGTGAATTTATGATACTGATGTAAGAAAATTATGAGAGGTTCTTATGTGATACAGTAAGTGTTCAAAAACTGATGAGTATAAATTGATATTAATAGTAAAATTCCTTGCACCTTTCTCATTAAATCATTCTTTCATATCTGTACCACTTTTGCACACCTGCCAATTAAAATTtgtattactgatttttttcagtagaaGTGATCTTTGAGTCACCTCTCAAATCATCAAGTAAAAGGCTCTGTGGTAATAGAAAACCtatgttttttgggtttttttgtgcatgCAATACATGTATTGATTATTCAGATACTCTAATACTTTTGGACTGATTTTTatctaaaaatacagaatggGCCTGATAATATTAGAAAATTTTGCAGATGATTCAGTTATGTGTTCCCAAATTATATgatattttctttgccttttctaagaaaaaatggAGAACTTTCATCTTTTATAAATCTTCTGTTCAGTCATTGAATTAAGATTTTTACATTATTCTCCAACAGCGaagaaatgcattatttttgcAGGATGCTTAATTTTCTAATGGTGAAAGAATTTGTTCCTTATTTCTGGTATTCAGATCTGGACCAACtcacagaaataatgaaaataacagGTACACCAACTCAAGATTTTGTTCAAAAATTGCACAGTCAAGATGTGAGTATTCTGCTTTGTCAGTTGGTTTTCCATGTCTTAATTTTACTTTAAGCCATACTCAGTTCTTTGACAGTCTGAGATAATACGTATTGACTACTGATATGGTCCCTGATAGTCCCTCTCTGCCTTGAAATGCTTTGTGCACCCACAATAGCTACTGGAGATGGGGAGTGAAATGACAGAAAGTTATCAGAacattatttatgtatttcaaGATTCCAGTGTTTACCATATAAACAGCTGAGCTGATACATTGCAACTTTTATTGTAAAGCTACTGAAAGCATGAAGATATTCAGAAAACCCGGTTGTTTGCAAATGTCTCTTTCCTGTTCTTACGTTAGTGTCCTTCTAGTATCCTGAAGCCCTTACTATAAAGGACCTAAATTTATTCATTAGACTAActgtataatttaaatattaaggAACTACTGTATAAGGTTCACTTCTAGAGATTGCTGTAAACTCACTATGACATTCTTTCAAATAATTCATAcatatttatttgaataaatatattaaaaatggaGCACTAATAATTAAAGCTTTCCATTGTAATTTCTAAATCATGGTTTTAAagcttgattaaaaaaaattccattcagGAAGAAGGTGAATAGCAtcagaaaaaatgcatttgtacAATTTGCTGTCAAAATATTGTTGAGTTACCTATTAAGCATATAGTTAATGTTGTCACATTACAGAGGTAGCAAAGATCTAATTTAATATCCATGTTTCTTTTAAGGCAAAAAACTATATCAAAAGCCTTCCAAAAGTCCAGAAGAAAGATTTTGCATCCATCTTGAAGTATGCAAATCCTTTGGGTAAGACGGTTTGTGTGGATGTTCACAGCTTGTTCTTGTGTTTGCGTTGGAGGCAGCTGCAGTATCAGTCCTGTGACAGGTGATGTGATGGTTCTTGTGCTATTCTGTCTCTTGCTTTCCATAATTCATACTTGTGATTGTAGCGGCTGAACTTTGCCAATTTTAAACCTTGCCAGGAATCAGTTGTTTCttagaaacaacaacaacaaaaaaagtattttgtaatTTGGGTTTCAATCTAGCACCTGCTCATTGGTTTTACTTGAGCAGTTTTCTCAAGAGCCCTCCCAGATTAAGtatatgtaataaaatattctctgtACTGTATTTGAACTATAATTCTGAAAGCTCAATCTGATCTGCAgttgaaatacaagaaaatggaaagctgaCATTTTAGTAATGGAATTAATACATCCTGAGAAACATCTGTGCATTCCTGAGAAGCACTAGCTTGGATTTGATAGATATAAACAGCCAGAAGAGCATTCCAAGTGTGCATAACTGTGACATGACCTGAGGCAGCCAGAGCTCTGAAATGACTCTCCCTAAGCATTATCAATTCCCCAATGACCTAAACACTCCCAAAGCCAGTTTTGTTAGAATATTAATTaggataatttaattttctcaatTTAAGAAGTTAAAATTTTAGGTTCAGATACAGTAGAAATAAATCTGATTAATAAACAACTTACTGCATGGTTAGCTCAGTGACATTCTCAGCTACAGCAAGCTACACATTTCCATTTAGTTTTTAGGATGTCTCTCCTTATCATTTCTGTGGCCATCTGGCTGTTTCTGGTCTGGGATAGGAGTTTAAAGAGAATATACGTGGCAAGCAGGAGGTGAAGCATCCTATCCCACGCTTCTACCTCTACTTCCTTTCAGCGGCTCCAAACCCAAGAGCATCCTTTCaggacagaaaaacagaaaataaatcattcaTCATACCTGTTTACACTAGTCCATTTTGACAGTCTAGCAATGGATCTGATCCAAAATCCACAGGAGGGAAACACATGAAATTTTAATGGATTGTTTTGGCTGAGGTTAAAACCACGTAGCAGATAAAATCAGCTCAGATTCTGAGCATGGACGACTAACTTGTCTTCGTGAACTTCAGAGTGTACTTGGTTTGGATTCGGTGACACAGAGCGCAGTTCTCGTTCGCTGTTCACCTGTTCATTCAGCTGCTGTCAGGGGGTGATGGACCTTAGGACCACAGTGAGTGGCAGTGATTGACGACACCTGGGAAAGCCCCAAGCACAGCGGTCCTGTAGCCAGAAGCTGGGAAGTCATTAGCTGAGATGTTTTCTGTATTGCATACAGAAGCAACAGAACACCTCTGCATTGCATCAGGCTTTGTACACATCCCAGCTTGCTCACAACACTGTCATGCAAAGGGGCCCACACTGGCTATCACTGGACACCCAGTGATTCTGCTTTATAACTccatgtatttatttgaaataccTCCAGGGCAATATTACTGTGTACAAGTGAGATCAGGTGTGTGATTTGAATACACTGTTGGTTTTCTGTGCAATAGCTCTAAACCTTTTGGAGAAGATGCTGGTGCTGGATGCAGAGAAGCGAGTCACGGCAGCTGAGGCTTTGATGCATCCTTACTTTGAACCAATTCATGATCCTGAGGAAGAAATTGAAGCTGAGAAATATGACGACACATTTGATAATATGGATCTTCCACTAGATGAGTGGAAGCGTGAGTTTAATTTTGTGATGTTTTCAAAAATAACCAGTTTGAAAGgccaagcagaaataaaaatgttctccTTTACAAATTaacttctctgctttttattgAACAGAGTAAATAGACacctttaagaaaaagaaatgctacTGATAAGCCAGTGTTCCTCTTATCAAGTCTTTGTGAAAGGATCTCCAAAGgtttcttctctgcttcctaACAGAGGCTGTCCTCCATTTCCTTAATGTTTCTGTCCTCCCATCTTCTGCAACATAGAAAAGCAACCATTTCTCTAACTTGCCTTCCAGTGGATAGGGCAGGTGAACAGATTGCATGTTGCCTCTATAGGACTGCAGTGGTTGCTGGCCTGAACGTTAGATtctcagagagagaaaaaacatatCTGTGTCAGCAGAGATTTAAGTCTAATCTTATTTTCATCTAAGGTCAGAGGTCTGTATTTTGGCTTTTAAGAGAGGACCTGACTTTTAAATCTAATGTGCTCAGTAGCTCTTGCTGAGAATATTGCCCACTATACTCAAAAGTCAGTGCTCACATCCCTTTGAAAGCACCTGTACCATTTCAGTATTGGGCTACTTTTTCAAATCTGAAATGGTGAAAAAATGGTCCTTGATTCCCTTACTTTTTGTACACTTCCTCTCTTTTTGCCTGAAGAGGTCTTTCTCTTCCTGAGCTAGATCAGAGCCCAGCCATGCCGAAGTTGTACCTTGCTCATTCATGTTTGTGCAGCTCCTTTTCTCATTAGACCATACCAATGCTTTGTCTGTTCTGTTGTTTTGCAGGCATTACATATAAAGAAATACTGAACTTCAAGCCACCACAGACATCGGATTCAAAGGAGACAGCAGTGTAATTGTGTGGCTCAGTATTTTCAGAACTCTGAGGAAGGCAGAAAAGTTGTAAATGTTTGTGACACTTCAGGTGTATAAAACTTTTTATAAATAAACTCTGTGTAATCTGTTTCATCTGCACTGTAAGAAAGAGCAATGTCCTTTACTCTGCATGTGGAAGTTGGTGCCTTTGGGAGTAGCATTTCAAACATATCCAGAAACTTATTTCTGCCTACAACTTCTTCCTTCTGCACAACAGGACTCAGACTGCAATAACCTGGTGCTATCACCAAAAGAGCAGGACTAATTCTTCAACTCAGAGATCAGAAGAGTACAAATTACCACCCCAAGCAAGCTACACAGTATGTCAGAGATCTGCTGGGACTGCTCTCCCAAGGCCAGTGAACCGTCTTGAATGCAAGGAGTATTCATGTGACTTCCTCTGGAATATTTCACTTTGCTGAGATGCCTGGGAAGGCTAATCATCTTCTGTTACCTCAGGCACTGCAGTGGGTAGCAGAGACACAGCCCAAATGAATGCCTGCCTCCCCTGTCCTGTGTGAGTGGAAGAGAACCTCAGAAGTGTTGATGTcctagatttttttcaaaataaccagcacagcaggacaaGATTTCATAAACTCACTAGGTGAACAGTCACTGGATATATAATCACTGtataatatttttctctaaatacAGTGCATTTTCTTTGTATAGTAGACTAGGGATCAAGGATTTCcagggagaaattcttcagattttctgaagttttgtaAGCTCTCTAACATCTTAGTATTGAAATTATCTCAGACAATGTACTGGTTATAGAATCAGCAGTGCTGATTTGAAAACTAAAGCTGCATGTGGGTCACTGTCTAGAAAATGAAATGAGGACCAAAATGATACACTGCAGCTCTTCATCAGGAATACCTGCAGCAAGCTGTTCTTTTCACAGTGTACAAAGCTATTACCAGGTAAAGAATAATAATTATTCCTATTTTTTACCCTTTTGAACTCACGTGGAAAAACCTTCAGACCTTCTATTGAGAGGTACCTTGGCAAAAGGAGTCAGCTTCCTGATGGGATAGATTGATTAGATGCTTCATGAGTTCCTCTTACTGTCCTGTTACTGTATTTTCCTAGGTGCTTTGTTTGTAAGGGTCCCTGAGGTGGGAAAAAGAATTGGCAACaattgggaaaaagaaattctttgtgAAGAATTTCTGTGTGAAATTGCTTGTCTTTCTAAAGGTAGTGTTTTTACAATTGACTGTTTGGATGTGGGTTATTCCCAGTGTAATACACTGTGGTGTGTTAGTACTGAATGAAATGAATGTGAAAGAAGACATTTGATATTAGCAGGtagtaactggaaaaaaagaagaaattacttgagggttttttgctttaataCCCTATATAAACCATAAGTTTAATAAAGGCACAGttactttatttctttcaatgAATGTTTGAATTAAACACCTGTAAATATTagtgtttgtttaaaaattgtttGTGACGAGCGTTGATTAGCTGAGGTGGACACCTAGAGAGACTAAGTAGTAACAGAAACCTTAAATTCATGTATTGGACAAGTCATTAAAAACTACAGTTTCAGGAATGtgtggaaaaaa from Corvus hawaiiensis isolate bCorHaw1 chromosome 4, bCorHaw1.pri.cur, whole genome shotgun sequence harbors:
- the MAPK12 gene encoding mitogen-activated protein kinase 12 isoform X1, with the protein product MSSPKNGFYRQEITKTLWEVRDRYRDLQPVGSGAYGAVCSAVDGRSGTKVAIKKLYRPFQSELFAKRAYRELRLLKHMKHENVIGILDVFTPDVTLEKFNDFYLVMPFMGTDLSKIMKHEKLTEDRIQFLVYQMLKGLKYIHSSGIIHRDLKPGNLAVNEDCELKILDFGLARHTDSEMTGYVVTRWYRAPEVILNWMHYTQTVDIWSVGCIMAEMITGRPLFKGNDHLDQLTEIMKITGTPTQDFVQKLHSQDAKNYIKSLPKVQKKDFASILKYANPLALNLLEKMLVLDAEKRVTAAEALMHPYFEPIHDPEEEIEAEKYDDTFDNMDLPLDEWKRITYKEILNFKPPQTSDSKETAV
- the MAPK12 gene encoding mitogen-activated protein kinase 12 isoform X2, encoding MASTGRRSPRPSGKCGTATGTCSLWGPAPTEPCAVDGRSGTKVAIKKLYRPFQSELFAKRAYRELRLLKHMKHENVIGILDVFTPDVTLEKFNDFYLVMPFMGTDLSKIMKHEKLTEDRIQFLVYQMLKGLKYIHSSGIIHRDLKPGNLAVNEDCELKILDFGLARHTDSEMTGYVVTRWYRAPEVILNWMHYTQTVDIWSVGCIMAEMITGRPLFKGNDHLDQLTEIMKITGTPTQDFVQKLHSQDAKNYIKSLPKVQKKDFASILKYANPLALNLLEKMLVLDAEKRVTAAEALMHPYFEPIHDPEEEIEAEKYDDTFDNMDLPLDEWKRITYKEILNFKPPQTSDSKETAV